The nucleotide sequence CAGAACTTCGTCGAGGAGGACTTCAGCCTTGTCCTCGTCGGTGCCCTCCGCGAGCGCCAGCTCGCTGACCAGAATTTGCCGCGCCTTCGCCAGCATGCGCTTCTCGCCGGCTGAAAGTCCGCGGTCCTTCTCTCGCCGCCAGAGGTCGCGCACCACTTCGGCCACCTTGTTCACATCGCCGGAGGCGAGCTTCTCGAGGTTGGCCTTGTACCGACGAGACCAGTTGGTGGGCTCTTCGGTGTGCGGAGCACGCAGAACGTCGAAAACCTTGTCCAGTCCTTCTTGCCCGACGACATCACGAACGCCGACGATCTCGGCGTTGTCAGCGGGCACGCGAACCGTAAGATCCCCTTGCGCGACTTTGAGGACGAGGTACTTCTTCTCCTCGCCCTTGATCACGCGGGTCTCGATGGCTTCGATGAGTGCGGCACCGTGGTGCGGGTAGACGACGGTCTCTCCGACCTTGAAAACCATGTGTCCTCTGCCCCTTTCGCTGAATTCATCTTAGCACGTGCCGACGAGGCCCACCTAGCGGCCCGCGATCGTCGTCGCAGGTCAGCGGCCTGACGGTGCTCCGCCCGGGGGTTGACAAACCCAATTCGCCCATGCTCACGCTGGTGAGAAGCGAACGATTTCCAAATCCTTTGTGGACGGTTGATCTTGGGCACGTCACCGCATTGGTGGGGTGTCAACACGCACCGGGTTCTCCGCCCGCGAAGGCGCCCGGCTAGTCTTCGCGGTGAAGAGGCCGTGAGATGGAAGGACTCCGACGTGAGGCTGCAGAATC is from Amycolatopsis lurida and encodes:
- a CDS encoding CarD family transcriptional regulator yields the protein MVFKVGETVVYPHHGAALIEAIETRVIKGEEKKYLVLKVAQGDLTVRVPADNAEIVGVRDVVGQEGLDKVFDVLRAPHTEEPTNWSRRYKANLEKLASGDVNKVAEVVRDLWRREKDRGLSAGEKRMLAKARQILVSELALAEGTDEDKAEVLLDEVLETAAV